The nucleotide sequence ttcctgcctcagcctcccaagtagctgggactatggtgcttgccatcacgcctggctaatttttgtgtttttagtagagacggggtttcactatgttggccaggctggtcttgaacctctgacttcaagtaatctgcctgcctcagcttcccaaagtgctgggattacaggcatgagccactgtgcccagcctaattttacatttttaataagacAGAATTTTATACTAATGATGGTTTCATGATAACTGTATTAGTTTCtggtggctgctgtaacaaattgccagaaactcagtggcttcaaacaacagaaatttactttctcacagttctggaggccagagccTGAAATCCATTTTTACTGGACCAAGGCTCATGGGCAGAATCCATCCCTGGCTCTTCCAGCTTCTGTTGGCTTCCAAAACCCTGACCACCTCACTCCAGTTTCTGCCTCTGTAATTTGTTGTCCTCTCCTCCGCCactgccgcctcctcctcctcctcgttcccctcctcctcctccgcttttcctttctttttctttttcttttctttctttttgtttgttttttgagtcaatGAGTCACGGTCtggttctatcacccaggctaaagtgcagtggtccaacctctgcctcccaggctcaagccatcctcccacctcaggctcccaagtagctggaactacaggcttgcactaccatacctggctaatttttgtaatttttgtagagacagatggggttttgccatgttgcacaggctggtcttgaactcttcaccCAAGCTATGGAACCCACCCATTGTGCGGGTAACCGCCTCACACACATCTTCTCCCGAGTCTCCAAGCTGCAAGCCCCCATGTGTTTGTCTGAAGGAAGctcatcttttttcttattattgtggTGAAACACATAATATAAATttgaccattttaaccattttaggtATGCAATTCAGTAGCATTGAggacattcacattgttgtgcaaccatcaccactacctagTTCCAGAACTTTTTAATCAAACCCCAAAGGAAATCCATTAGCCATCACtcccattccccctccccacagcccctggcaaccacgagtctacttcctgtctctgtggattGCCTATCTAAACATTTCACAGAAATGGAGTAATACCATATCGgcctttttgtgtctggcttctttcatttagcatgagGTTTGTAGGGCTCATCTATGGGTGTCAGTACTTCACTCCTTTACATgggtgaataatattctgttgtttgtagggtttttgtttttgtttttgagacagagtctccctctgtcactcagactggagtgcagtgattcgaacttggctcactgcaacctccacctcccgagttcaagtgattctcctgcttcagcctcctgagtagctgggattacaggcacacaccaccacgcctggctaatttttgtattttcagtagaaacagggtttcatcatgttggcaaggctggtctcaaactcctgacctcaagtgatccgcccgcctcagcctcccaaagtgctgggattacaggcatgagccactgcgccctgcctgtTGTTTGTAGGTTCTACATTGTGTtgatccattcatcagttgatggatatttgggtggTTTTCTACTTTCGGCTGTTCTGGCTTGGAACCCCACAGCGCCCCCTCTAGACCCTCCATACTCATCTCTGAGTGGGGCAGTCATGCAGCCAGCGGGCCTCCGAGCTTCTGTGCCAGGTCAAACAGAGCTTGACCCTAATCCAACACAGAGAAAATTTGACAATGCTAAGCCAAGTTCCTTGGTGAGGCGCACATTTGCCTCTTGGCCTGCCACATGCCCTCTTTAGGGAACACCCCTTCCTCCTGGAGGCGGCTTCTCCCCCATTCCAACCACGTGGCCCTAGGGGGGCTGCCATGCCCCCAGAACCCTACCTGATGGAGGGTCTCCGCAGCTCGGCCTTTCCCACATGCGGAGCAGCCAAGTGTGCAGCGGCAGTTTTTGGTCGATTCTAGCAAATTCTCCCTTTTTGCTCAAGCTGGCTCATGTTGGATTTTGTCACTTTCAAGCCAGAGTCCTCACGGGGGTAGCTCCCGCCTCCCACCACGAATCCCAGGTGCTCCCTGAAGTGGAGAAAATGGGGCATCCTGCCTTGGCCCAGACTAGCAACCCCCCCCCCACTCAATATAATAATTCTGTGGGGTCCCCAGGTGTTTCATTTAACTTTGAGCTTCCTGGATGAACAGCATGGAGCTCCAATATTCATAAAACTGGACCTCTGGGGACACACCCAGGCTTGTCGAGACCCTGGAGGTCAGAAAGTGCAAGAAAGTTCTCCAGATGCTCCTTGGACAGTTTGCACCCGGTAACTGACCCTTAGCTTGTGGGATTTCCCCCACCCCATGTCATTTAGAGGCTAATGAATGGATCCTGCAGGGAGTCGCCATTCACCTGGATAACATCCTTGGGTGCCGTCCAGTGGGGTCTGGAAAAAGTTGCTGGCTTAGGCAGCATCGCCTCCAAGCCAGGTGATCCTAAGGACTGTGTTCCCACATGCAGAACACCGGGCCCTCCTCTGTCCAGCCAGGACTTCCGTGTGCATTGAACTGGGTATTGACACTTCCTAGGTAGCTTCCCCAGTGTCTTTGATCAGCAaccctcctcacctcctcctcaGAACATATTGTGCGATCAGAAAGTATAAGATTTCCCTTTTGGGATGAGTAGTACAGAAtgaggcccagtgtggtggcttacacctgtaatcccagcactttgggaggctgaggcgggggatcacttgaggtcaggagttcgagaccagcctgaccaacatggtaaaaccctgtttctactaaaaatacaaaaattagccagtcatggtggtgcgcacctgtagtcccagctactcaggaggccgaggcaggagaattgcctgaatctgggaggcggagattgcagtgagcccaaatcatgccactgcactccagcctgggtgacagggcaagactctgttgagactctgtcttaaaaaacacacacacacacacacacacacacacgaaaagaAAActgcccggtgcggtggctcacacctgcaatcccaacactttggaaggccgaggcaggcggatcacctcaggttgggagtttgagaccagcctgaccaacatggagaaaccctgtctctactaaaaatacaaaattagccgggtgtggtggcgcatgcctgtcatcccagctactcaggaggctgagccaggagaatcgcttgaatcagggaggcagaggttgcagtgagccgagattgcaccatcgcactccagcccgggcaaccagagcaaaactctgtctcaaaaaaaaaaaaaaaaggtacagaatGACAATTatgaaaatctattttgtttaatCTTCTCTAAAAGGGAACAATGAACCAAGCAATTTCCTGGGCCCAAAAAAAGAAGTAGTATTGCGGTTATTAAAATAGTGTTTACTTAGTGCTGATGGGAAAAGATGTGAAATATTAACGACTCCGTGGAGCCCCGATTATGTGACTCATTAGGCAAAGGCCCTATATGCAATTAAAGTAGACTCTTCAGCTTCTATCTTAAGTGACTTTATGTTTTGTCCAGCCACTCCACACACAAAGATgagtggccaggtgcagaggctcatgcctgtaatcccagtactttggaaggctgaaacaggaggatcgcctgagcctaggagttcgagaccagcctgggcaacatagtgggacccccatgtctacaaaaaaaataataataataacaaagagaaaaagataacttTTGTTGTTCTAATTTTTTCTACAGAgcctttttcatataaaatatagtcCTTAATATAATAactttgtgcctctgtttcctcatctgtaaaatgggataatagtaCTTACTCCACAGGAATATTTTGAGGATTTACAACATATAACTCACTTAAAAACTGTGCCtgatgctgggcgcagtggctcacgcctgtaatcctagcactttaggaggccagggcaggcgaatcacttgaggtcaggagttcacgaccaggctggccaacatgttgaaaccctgtctctactaaaaatgcaaaaaattagctgtaaatcacttgaacctgggaggcagagtttgcaatgagctgagatctgccactgcactctagcttgggtgacagagcaagactccatctcaaaaaaaacaaaacaaaacaaaaaaatgtgcctgaaaagtagaaacaataaaaaaaagagtcATAGTCATCCCCACTATCATCATTACAAATCTCGAGGTTGTAGAACACACTTTAGGTAATTGAGTGAAATGAAGCTTCCACAGCACAGGACGCAGTCATGGTTCAGGACCTGCACCCACTGTCAATCACTTCAGCTGCAAATAAGCCCAGCAAACTCACTGGattcttgtcttttgttttgtatttctttttccccatctAAACTAGGTGCCTCTGTTTCACTTACTAAGCGAGACCAGTCTGCCATTTTGCTCTGCAGATACTGGTTTTAAGATAAAGGtgtctggccgggcgtggtggctcacgcctgtaatcccagcacttcgggaggctgaagtgggcggatcacgaggtcaggggatcgagaccatcctggctaacacggtgaaatcccgtctctactaaaaataccaaaaaaaattagctgggcgtggtagcggcgtctgtagtcccagctactcgggaggctgaggcaggagaatggcgtgaacccgggaggcggagcttgcagtgagcccagatagcgccactgcactccagcctgggcacagagcaagactccgtctcaaaaaaaaagaaaaagataagggtGCTTCTGGCTGTTTCTGAGTTTTAATGACAgcaaagcttctttctttcccccagaCTCTGCCCCACGCTGCAGGGTGAGGCTGTGATTCAGACTGAGCTCATTTCTCCTGGCTACAAAAGTTAAAAGCCAGACCCTTTGGATCTCTTCCTCCAGACTTTTCTGCCAAGCTTGCCTCACAGGTGCGGGGCAGGACTGGAAGGAGATCACCTGGAGCCGCTGAAGCCAACAAGGGCTGGGTCTCTAATGGTGGCCTGTGAGGTCTTCAGAGACAGCCCAGTTGCTGCCATTCTCAGCTTCCTTGGTGTCCTTCCAATTGGGGCCcgttgtttggtttggttttgactCATTTGAGTATACTTCCTAGGGTTCACCAGAGACACAAGAaacacctggccgggcgcggtggctcaagcctgtaatcccagcactttgggagggcgagacgggcggatcacgaggtcagcagatggagaccatcctggctaacccggtgaaaccccgtctctactaaaaaatacaaaaaactagccgggcgaggtggcgggcgcctgtagtcccagctactcgggaggctgaggcaggagaatggcgtaaacccgggaggcggagcttgcagtgagctgagatccggccactgcactccagcctgggcgacagagcgagactccgtctcaaaaaaaaaaaaaagaaacacctacAGCCAGTCGCGGTGGTTcccgcctctaatcccagcatttgggaggccaaggtcggcggatcacttgagccctggagttggagaccagcctgggcaacatagtgagatcttgtctctactaaaaataaaaaattagccgagtgttgtggcgcacgcctgtggtcccagctacaggaggctgggacaggaggattgggaggctgaggcaggaggattgcttgaggcttggaggttgaagctgcagtgagccatgattgtgccactgcactccagcctgggccacagagcaagaccctgtctcatcaaacaaaacaaaacaaaagtgaaacaCTGTCATCTTTTTTCCACCTCTCCTACCTCACAGCCAGCCTCCTAGAGAAGGAGAAAGGCCTGGCAGCAGCATGAGCTGCCAGCAGCTGAGAAACCAGTTTCTGTCGGCCCTCCTTATTCTCTGAGTCACTTCACCCAGGGGAGCGCTGTTTGTGCTCTGGTGGGGACATAAAATTGCAACAGGAAGCCAGCACAGGTGACCTCTGCCCCTGTCTGTTTGGAGAAAGTTGGTTCTAGCTGAAGTCAACACCCCAGACACAATTACAGCCACCGTAAAGGGGGGATGAACCACTTTACAGGGTCTGGCTCCCCAAGATGGTGCATCAGCACATCATAACATAATCATCCAAAGAAAATGGCTTGTGCCTCGTGAGAGTTCAAATTCCACATCTGCTCCAGGCTGGGGAGAGCCAAAACTACTGAACAGATACAGAATAGCTGGAGATGAAAGCTAAGAGATCACAGGACCTAACGGCTTTGTGGCTATCTGTATTAGACAGGATCAGTCAATGCTGCAAGAAACAACCTGAGAATGATAATGGCACAAGCATAGTGAGGGGGAATTCTCATTCACATAAACAGTTACAGGTGGGCCCAGCccctggagttgggggaggagCTCTCTGCCACAGAGCTCTTCAATTACCCGGGATCTGTCACCTTCAACACATGGCTCCCAAGGTCACTTAGGATGTTGACATCCAGCAATGAAAGGGGAAAGGGCATGAAGAGCCAGTGAAGTGGGGAAGGCTTTTATAGTTACAGGCAGGCCTAGAAAAACAGTCACATTTCCCCAGACCGTTCCCTCCACTGGGATGGAACTCAGTCTCACGGCCACATCTAACCACAGGGGAAGCTGGGCATATGGTCTTGCTGTGTGCCCAGATGAAAAGAGAGCTCCCAGCAACACTTGTCACACCATCCAGCTGTGGTTGCTGCAGATGTGAAGGTCACCTGTGTGCAGCGTCCATGCTCCCAAATCACAGAGCCACTGTGGCAGCCTTAGAGGATGACTGCTAGGGAGCACTGGGCTGTCCTAGACCACCAACACCACTAGCTGCACCCTCTTTCTCTCCAGAGATGGCCACCACTCACAGCTTCACTCCTCAGAGGACCACCACGGTCTACTGTGAATTACCCTCCAGGATTCTGGAGGCTCCTCCCATCATGGAGGACCCTATCTAGCACTCGTGACCCTTGACCTTGACCTCAGACAAAGAGCCCATCTAGGGTCCCAGGGCTAAGGATTTCATTGCACCTGCACCCCACTGCCTCCATGGTTCTACCACCACCCTGAGAGAGAGGACTCCTCAAGAAGACCgcatcgccgggcgcggtggctcaagcctgtaatcctagcactttgggaggccgagacgggcggatcacgaggtcaggagatcgagaccatcctggctaacccggtgaaaccccgtctctactaaaaaatacaaaaaactagccgggcgaggtggcgggcatctgtgttcccagctactggggaggctgaggcaggagaatggcgtaaacccggaaggcagagcttgcagtgagctgagatctggccactgcactccagcccgggcgacagagccagactccttctcaaaaaaaaaaaaaaaaaaaaaaaaaaaaaaagaagacggcATCAGCTATCTCTTACCTTGACTCATGCCAACCCCAGCCACTGCCGCTCTCTCCTTGAATGATCCAGCCACCTGAAGTCCAGTTCCTGGCCCAGATTGGATAAGCATAGCCACCTGTCAACCGCTCACCACCCAACAACCGAGGACCAAAGAGAACTTCTCAGCCACATCTCCCAGGAGTTAGGACAACAGCAGGATGAAGCTGCAATAGCCTTGGGTTCAGGTCGTCCTGGCTTCACATCCCTTCTCTGCTACTGACTAGCAGAGCTTCTTGCTTAAGTCACTTACCTCTCTCTGAACGTCAGCACATGGGCAATAATACCTCTGTGCAGGACTCGATGAAATGCTGTGCGCAAAGCCCTGGTTCAGTGCCTGGCGTGTAGTAGGCCATCAGTCAAGCGCTGTTATAATGGGGGCTCTTTGCTGCTGCAATGCAGCACCTTAGACCCTGGGGGTAACAATTCACTCAGGCTTCTGTCCAGGGTGAACGGTCCCAAAGCAGCTGCAAGCTGAAGCTCCTGCTCAGCCAGCAATGCCCTTGGGAACTTGATCACCAGcagctctccctcctcctcctcctcctcctcctcctcctcccccttctcctcctcctccttctcctcctcctcctcctctaaaAAGGCCGCTCCCCAGCCTTCATAACTGCTGTGCACAAGGAACGAGTTTCCAGCTGCCTGCCAGCTTGTGGCAAGCCCGCTGGCTTCAAACCCCCTCATGCTGCGCTCATGGAGGCCACCTCCCAATCACCAAACCCAATGATATATTCAGTTCTTGCATCGCGTGATGTCTTGGCTGCATCTGATGCTACTGACAATCCCATCTTCCCTAACTGCTTTCTATCTGCCTTCTGAAGGCCACGTTCTATCTCTTCTGGCCACTTATACACTCTCTCTGACCAGCTCCTCTTCCCCGGTCTTCCCTCCCCATGCTGACATTCCCAAAGGTGCGTCCTGGGCCACTCCTCTGCTCTGTGGGGTCATCCTCCCAGGTGGTCACACCACTGCCATGCATTGGACCAATGACTTCCAAACAATTCCCGGAACCCCAGCAGCTTGCCTACTGCAGCCAGGATGATCCAATTCACAAATTGGATCAAGTCTTTATACTGCTTAAAACCCATCAGTGCCGTCCCATGGCTCAGAAGATTAAACCCAAGCTCCCTGGTACAGACTCCATGTCGTCTGACTCCTGCCTGTGTCCTTGGCACCTGCCCTTCCTGGCATCGGGGCTCATCCCAGTCCTGAGGGGTGACTGGCACCCTCGGAGAGCCCCAGGATCTCCAGGTCTCCGTTCCTTTGACTTGCATGCACTCTACTTGAAACACGTTCCCCCTGGAGAATGCTCCCCGCCTCTCCAAGCCAGATCCAGGGCCCTCCCCCAAGCCCTCTCCTCTGAGCATAGCTGACCTCAGCATCTCTCCTGTTGTTTTACTCTGGTCTCCCGGTCCGCATGTCCCTGCTATGTAATAAGTACTGGGTGAATGTTGGTGGAGCAAAGGAGGGAATGAATGACCAAGCCAACCTGACTCTGAGGTGGGCTTGGGCTGTCTTAGGTCCTCCTGCTGGAAACCTGGCCCAGAGCTGAGTGGGCTTTGCACCCCTCCCCGACCCTAGCCTCACAGCCACCTCCCCCAGGGCCCAGTGGCCGGCCAGGGACTGTTGGTCAGGAATGCCAGGCTGGAAACCaggttccctccctccctactaACTCCTTAGAGCAGATCCGTGGGGAGAATTCTCCACTTGAAAGAAAAGCACCAggcctcccctccttccctgccttcctgaGAGCCCCTGTCACCGCCACATtcttgctgaggctggaggagatTAACCAAGGGCTGGTGGCAGCAGCCGGTGCCCTAAGCTGCGTGCTGTGTGTTCCCAGCACGGCACCACTCACGAGCCGCCTTGGAAGGAAGGTTCTGGTGGCAGGAGCTGGATTTGGTCACCCAGGCACGGGCTGTGAAAGCCCCCAAACTCCTGGCTCTGCCAGGTCGGCCGTTGCTGGAGGCCGGTGTGAGGGTGGGGACGCCACAGTCCAAGGGTGTTCAGGGTGGGGGCTCCTTAGGGAAAGGTAAATTACCCCGCAGGGTGTTACGGGTAAGACCGTGTTCCTCTCACAAGATATGCTCAAGACCTAACCCCTAGTGTCTCCGAATGTgacatatttgaaaatagaattgttgcagatgtaattagcaAAGGTGAGGTCATACTGGAATGTAGGGTGGGCTcttaatccaataggactggtgtccttatgaaagaagagaagagacacagagagacagacataCACTCCTGCTctgtgggaaagaaagaagaggcgGAGACTGCGGGGAAGCAGCCGCAAGCCTGGGCCTGCCAGGAGGACTGGCAACCACCGGCAGCCAGAAAGAGGCACCACGTCTTCCCCTCCAGGCTCGGAGGGAGCAGGCCTGTCCACACCTGAATTccagactcctggcctccagaacggtgagacAATCCACTTCTGTTGTTTCAGCTGCCTAGTGTGTGGTACTTAGTTACAGCAGCTCTAGAAACGAATACACAGGGCCTCAGACGGGGAGGCCTCAGATTAGGGGGAAATGCCTCTGACTCCCTACGGTGATGTTAGAGACCCAGTCATACTCGTTCCTGTCCCCAGCCTTGCTTGTGAGGCCAAGAAAAGCAAAGGCTGAGTGATGACAGTGCCGGGCAGAGGGAAGCCCAGCTGACATCAGGCCTGCTGCTCTCTCCTGATCCAGGGGTAGAAGGAAACAGACCATGGGCTGCTGGACGAGGCGTCTCCTCACTCCTGGGTCCACCACTCCACTCCGGCCTCTCAGGGCTGCCCGACAGCTCGAGCGTCGGCTGCAACCAGGCCTGAGCTCACCCCTGTCTCTGCCACGTCCTGAGCAAGGCCCTGCCTCGTTCCCTGCCTTGGGTTCTCCTCAGCCCTGAGGCTCCCACAGCCATGCCACCTGCTGAGCCCAGACATCCCCTCCTCCCTGAACCCTCCCCTGACCCCTTCCTGAGGTGCCTTCTCTGTTGCTGGGGATGCCTTGGGATGGCTGAAGAGGCCCCGTGCTGAACGCTAAGGGAACAGGACAGTCAGACACACCTGCCTTCAAATTCAGGCGTCACGCTTGTAGCTGTGTGACTCCAGGCAAGTTCTACATGGCATCTATTTCCTCCTTTGTAAGGTACGGATCCCAGCAGGGTTGTGGGAGGCAGCTAGTCAAGGTTGTAAGAGACCCTATAAGGCCGAGGCTCTTTCCCTGGAACCCATGGGCCGGCCTCAGGAGGCCCATGAAATTCCCGAGGCTGGGAGTGAAATAGCGCGTCCAGCTGCCTACATTGCTCTCAGGTAGGGGACTTAGCTCTTGCCTTGTTCTCAGAGGGGTTCATGACTCCAAGAAGTTAAGACCCCCATGTAAATCTCCCAGCCCAGAGCCCCCAAACACCACTCCACTTTGGACTGAGCGTCTCTCCTGCGTCCTGCCCCTTGCATCTTGCCGTGAGCTGCATCTGCCACGTGGTGTGGTGGCCTGTCCCAAGAAGGAAAGGGGCCCTCGCAAGGCCACCCTCAGACCCAGTGCCTGACCCAGGGCTCCTTTGCAAAACAAGTTCTTAATACTGCGCCTTCCCGAGGGGCCCTGAGGCCCAGCTTGCCAAGCGCCCACAACGCACCTCCGGCCAAGGTTTCAACAGATCTCACGAGCAACCCCGGCCCAATGGAACACACCATGGAAACCGTGTTGTTTACGTTTCACAGATTTGCTGGGGATAAAGGCTACTTAATGAAGGAGGGCCTGAAAGTACTCATGGGAAAGGAGTTCCCTGGATCTTTGGAGAACCAAAAAGCCCCTCTGGCTGCGGACATAACAATGAAGGACGCGGACCAGCGCCAAGACAGCACACTGAACTTCCAGAACTTGTTTTCACTCCCTGCGGGGCTCACCACTGTGGACAACAACTATTTTGTAGTACCTATGAAGCAGAAGGGGACGAAGCAGGCAGAACTAAGCAATTACTCGGCCCCGTGAGAGTTCTCCCAAAGAGTCGCTATAGGAACCTGCCCGCAGCTTCCCCCGTAGAAGGCTTTCGTGAGCAGACAGGGCCaagaaaacagacacatcaaATCCAAATCTCATCTAACAAGCAAAGAGAGGAAGTTAATTAAATAATAGGCTTTTGATCTT is from Macaca thibetana thibetana isolate TM-01 chromosome 16, ASM2454274v1, whole genome shotgun sequence and encodes:
- the LOC126938298 gene encoding protein S100-A10-like; translated protein: MEHTMETVLFTFHRFAGDKGYLMKEGLKVLMGKEFPGSLENQKAPLAADITMKDADQRQDSTLNFQNLFSLPAGLTTVDNNYFVVPMKQKGTKQAELSNYSAP